One region of Nerophis lumbriciformis linkage group LG10, RoL_Nlum_v2.1, whole genome shotgun sequence genomic DNA includes:
- the mlc1 gene encoding membrane protein MLC1 isoform X3 — protein sequence MLGVEGKNMIKVVQAVRTTAAAAMQREEVSAREEFTYSHMSSLERGGGSLGRKGSRGLDRREQEGSERDSYTVDVRASDLQLAQSEPLKHPCFSYRAWLYSVLIGGSLLITSGFSLYLGNLFPVAMDYLRCAAGSGIPAAIASFAIAKNKRVAVSDFQVIYVSTFAVTTTCLVWFGCKLVLNPSAVNINFNLILMILLEVLMATTVILSARSAEDCCRHRKSETNDQSLVSTPPVFPTRLLKAYSVIEVIVGISAVFGGIIALNMDALLPGPYLSVTFFWILVACFPSAIASHVVSEYPNKCLVEVLIAISSVTSPLLFSASGFLSCSVISFIDIFLHDVPTAKQSYDILLLILLVLLLVQAVLNAATVVHCASYKSRLRTRATQPCDNRMGTSSQYCETPYFWLVHLPPVCN from the exons CAGCAGCAGCGGCGATGCAGCGCGAGGAGGTGTCCGCGAGAGAGGAGTTCACCTACAGCCACATGTCCTCGCTGGAAAGAGGTGGCGGCTCTCTGGGGAGGAAAGGGAGCAGAGGATTGGACAGGAGGGAGCAAGAAGGCTCAGAGCGGGACAGCTACACTGTGGACGTGAGGGCCAGTGACCTGCAGCTGGCTCAGTCGGAGCCTCTAAAGCACCCCTGCTTCAGCTACAGGGCCTGGCTCTACAGCGTCCTGATAGGG GGCAGTCTTCTCATCACTTCTGGATTCTCTCTGTACCTGGGCAATCTCTTTCCTGTTGCCATGGACTACCTACGCTGTGCTGCAGGCTCT GGCATTCCGGCCGCCATAGCGAGCTTTGCCATTGCCAAAAACAAACGTGTTGCG GTGTCAGATTTCCAGGTGATCTATGTGTCCACCTTTGCAGTGACGACCACCTGCCTGGTCTGGTTTGGATGTAAACTGGTCCTCAACCCTTCTGCTGTCAAT ATCAACTTTAACCTCATCTTGATGATTTTACTGGAAGTGCTGATGGCCACAACTGTCATCCTGTCAGCTCGCTCTGCAGAGGACTGTTGCCGCCATAGGAAG TCTGAAACAAACGATCAATCTTTGGTCTCAACTCCGCCGGTCTTCCCTACTCGTCTCCTCAAAGCGTACTCT GTGATCGAAGTCATCGTGGGAATCTCCGCGGTCTTCGGAGGCATCATCGCACTCAACATGGACGCTTTGCTTCCCGGACCCTACTTGTCCGTCACATTTTTCTGGATCCTTGTGGCT TGTTTTCCAAGTGCAATTGCCAGTCATGTTGTATCCGAATACCCCAACAAGTGTCTG GTGGAGGTGCTGATCGCCATCAGCAGCGTGACGTCTCCTCTGCTCTTCTCAGCGTCCGGCTTCCTCTCTTGCAGTGTGATCAGCTTTATTGACATTTTCTTGCACGATGTGCCCACTGCCAAG CAATCCTACGACATCTTGTTGCTGATCCTGCTGGTGTTACTGCTGGTGCAGGCAGTTTTAAATGCAGCCACCGTGGTGCACTGTGCCTCCTACAAGAGTCGGCTCCGCACCAGGGCAACACAACCCTGTGACAACAGAATGGGAACCTCCAGCCAGTACTGTGAG ACACCTTACTTTTGGCTAGTGCACCTGCCCCCAGTTTGCAATTAG
- the mlc1 gene encoding membrane protein MLC1 isoform X4 — MQREEVSAREEFTYSHMSSLERGGGSLGRKGSRGLDRREQEGSERDSYTVDVRASDLQLAQSEPLKHPCFSYRAWLYSVLIGGSLLITSGFSLYLGNLFPVAMDYLRCAAGSGIPAAIASFAIAKNKRVAVSDFQVIYVSTFAVTTTCLVWFGCKLVLNPSAVNINFNLILMILLEVLMATTVILSARSAEDCCRHRKSETNDQSLVSTPPVFPTRLLKAYSVIEVIVGISAVFGGIIALNMDALLPGPYLSVTFFWILVACFPSAIASHVVSEYPNKCLVEVLIAISSVTSPLLFSASGFLSCSVISFIDIFLHDVPTAKQSYDILLLILLVLLLVQAVLNAATVVHCASYKSRLRTRATQPCDNRMGTSSQYCEQSSNGVLQNFNKDRARKAVMVQMTQ, encoded by the exons ATGCAGCGCGAGGAGGTGTCCGCGAGAGAGGAGTTCACCTACAGCCACATGTCCTCGCTGGAAAGAGGTGGCGGCTCTCTGGGGAGGAAAGGGAGCAGAGGATTGGACAGGAGGGAGCAAGAAGGCTCAGAGCGGGACAGCTACACTGTGGACGTGAGGGCCAGTGACCTGCAGCTGGCTCAGTCGGAGCCTCTAAAGCACCCCTGCTTCAGCTACAGGGCCTGGCTCTACAGCGTCCTGATAGGG GGCAGTCTTCTCATCACTTCTGGATTCTCTCTGTACCTGGGCAATCTCTTTCCTGTTGCCATGGACTACCTACGCTGTGCTGCAGGCTCT GGCATTCCGGCCGCCATAGCGAGCTTTGCCATTGCCAAAAACAAACGTGTTGCG GTGTCAGATTTCCAGGTGATCTATGTGTCCACCTTTGCAGTGACGACCACCTGCCTGGTCTGGTTTGGATGTAAACTGGTCCTCAACCCTTCTGCTGTCAAT ATCAACTTTAACCTCATCTTGATGATTTTACTGGAAGTGCTGATGGCCACAACTGTCATCCTGTCAGCTCGCTCTGCAGAGGACTGTTGCCGCCATAGGAAG TCTGAAACAAACGATCAATCTTTGGTCTCAACTCCGCCGGTCTTCCCTACTCGTCTCCTCAAAGCGTACTCT GTGATCGAAGTCATCGTGGGAATCTCCGCGGTCTTCGGAGGCATCATCGCACTCAACATGGACGCTTTGCTTCCCGGACCCTACTTGTCCGTCACATTTTTCTGGATCCTTGTGGCT TGTTTTCCAAGTGCAATTGCCAGTCATGTTGTATCCGAATACCCCAACAAGTGTCTG GTGGAGGTGCTGATCGCCATCAGCAGCGTGACGTCTCCTCTGCTCTTCTCAGCGTCCGGCTTCCTCTCTTGCAGTGTGATCAGCTTTATTGACATTTTCTTGCACGATGTGCCCACTGCCAAG CAATCCTACGACATCTTGTTGCTGATCCTGCTGGTGTTACTGCTGGTGCAGGCAGTTTTAAATGCAGCCACCGTGGTGCACTGTGCCTCCTACAAGAGTCGGCTCCGCACCAGGGCAACACAACCCTGTGACAACAGAATGGGAACCTCCAGCCAGTACTGTGAG CAATCATCCAATGGAGTGCTACAGAATTTCAACAAAGACAGAGCAAGGAAGGCCGTTATGGTGCAAATGACTCAATGA
- the mlc1 gene encoding membrane protein MLC1 isoform X2, whose product MLGVEGKNMIKVVQAVRTTAAAMQREEVSAREEFTYSHMSSLERGGGSLGRKGSRGLDRREQEGSERDSYTVDVRASDLQLAQSEPLKHPCFSYRAWLYSVLIGGSLLITSGFSLYLGNLFPVAMDYLRCAAGSGIPAAIASFAIAKNKRVAVSDFQVIYVSTFAVTTTCLVWFGCKLVLNPSAVNINFNLILMILLEVLMATTVILSARSAEDCCRHRKSETNDQSLVSTPPVFPTRLLKAYSVIEVIVGISAVFGGIIALNMDALLPGPYLSVTFFWILVACFPSAIASHVVSEYPNKCLVEVLIAISSVTSPLLFSASGFLSCSVISFIDIFLHDVPTAKQSYDILLLILLVLLLVQAVLNAATVVHCASYKSRLRTRATQPCDNRMGTSSQYCEQSSNGVLQNFNKDRARKAVMVQMTQ is encoded by the exons CAGCAGCGGCGATGCAGCGCGAGGAGGTGTCCGCGAGAGAGGAGTTCACCTACAGCCACATGTCCTCGCTGGAAAGAGGTGGCGGCTCTCTGGGGAGGAAAGGGAGCAGAGGATTGGACAGGAGGGAGCAAGAAGGCTCAGAGCGGGACAGCTACACTGTGGACGTGAGGGCCAGTGACCTGCAGCTGGCTCAGTCGGAGCCTCTAAAGCACCCCTGCTTCAGCTACAGGGCCTGGCTCTACAGCGTCCTGATAGGG GGCAGTCTTCTCATCACTTCTGGATTCTCTCTGTACCTGGGCAATCTCTTTCCTGTTGCCATGGACTACCTACGCTGTGCTGCAGGCTCT GGCATTCCGGCCGCCATAGCGAGCTTTGCCATTGCCAAAAACAAACGTGTTGCG GTGTCAGATTTCCAGGTGATCTATGTGTCCACCTTTGCAGTGACGACCACCTGCCTGGTCTGGTTTGGATGTAAACTGGTCCTCAACCCTTCTGCTGTCAAT ATCAACTTTAACCTCATCTTGATGATTTTACTGGAAGTGCTGATGGCCACAACTGTCATCCTGTCAGCTCGCTCTGCAGAGGACTGTTGCCGCCATAGGAAG TCTGAAACAAACGATCAATCTTTGGTCTCAACTCCGCCGGTCTTCCCTACTCGTCTCCTCAAAGCGTACTCT GTGATCGAAGTCATCGTGGGAATCTCCGCGGTCTTCGGAGGCATCATCGCACTCAACATGGACGCTTTGCTTCCCGGACCCTACTTGTCCGTCACATTTTTCTGGATCCTTGTGGCT TGTTTTCCAAGTGCAATTGCCAGTCATGTTGTATCCGAATACCCCAACAAGTGTCTG GTGGAGGTGCTGATCGCCATCAGCAGCGTGACGTCTCCTCTGCTCTTCTCAGCGTCCGGCTTCCTCTCTTGCAGTGTGATCAGCTTTATTGACATTTTCTTGCACGATGTGCCCACTGCCAAG CAATCCTACGACATCTTGTTGCTGATCCTGCTGGTGTTACTGCTGGTGCAGGCAGTTTTAAATGCAGCCACCGTGGTGCACTGTGCCTCCTACAAGAGTCGGCTCCGCACCAGGGCAACACAACCCTGTGACAACAGAATGGGAACCTCCAGCCAGTACTGTGAG CAATCATCCAATGGAGTGCTACAGAATTTCAACAAAGACAGAGCAAGGAAGGCCGTTATGGTGCAAATGACTCAATGA
- the mlc1 gene encoding membrane protein MLC1 isoform X1 yields MLGVEGKNMIKVVQAVRTTAAAAMQREEVSAREEFTYSHMSSLERGGGSLGRKGSRGLDRREQEGSERDSYTVDVRASDLQLAQSEPLKHPCFSYRAWLYSVLIGGSLLITSGFSLYLGNLFPVAMDYLRCAAGSGIPAAIASFAIAKNKRVAVSDFQVIYVSTFAVTTTCLVWFGCKLVLNPSAVNINFNLILMILLEVLMATTVILSARSAEDCCRHRKSETNDQSLVSTPPVFPTRLLKAYSVIEVIVGISAVFGGIIALNMDALLPGPYLSVTFFWILVACFPSAIASHVVSEYPNKCLVEVLIAISSVTSPLLFSASGFLSCSVISFIDIFLHDVPTAKQSYDILLLILLVLLLVQAVLNAATVVHCASYKSRLRTRATQPCDNRMGTSSQYCEQSSNGVLQNFNKDRARKAVMVQMTQ; encoded by the exons CAGCAGCAGCGGCGATGCAGCGCGAGGAGGTGTCCGCGAGAGAGGAGTTCACCTACAGCCACATGTCCTCGCTGGAAAGAGGTGGCGGCTCTCTGGGGAGGAAAGGGAGCAGAGGATTGGACAGGAGGGAGCAAGAAGGCTCAGAGCGGGACAGCTACACTGTGGACGTGAGGGCCAGTGACCTGCAGCTGGCTCAGTCGGAGCCTCTAAAGCACCCCTGCTTCAGCTACAGGGCCTGGCTCTACAGCGTCCTGATAGGG GGCAGTCTTCTCATCACTTCTGGATTCTCTCTGTACCTGGGCAATCTCTTTCCTGTTGCCATGGACTACCTACGCTGTGCTGCAGGCTCT GGCATTCCGGCCGCCATAGCGAGCTTTGCCATTGCCAAAAACAAACGTGTTGCG GTGTCAGATTTCCAGGTGATCTATGTGTCCACCTTTGCAGTGACGACCACCTGCCTGGTCTGGTTTGGATGTAAACTGGTCCTCAACCCTTCTGCTGTCAAT ATCAACTTTAACCTCATCTTGATGATTTTACTGGAAGTGCTGATGGCCACAACTGTCATCCTGTCAGCTCGCTCTGCAGAGGACTGTTGCCGCCATAGGAAG TCTGAAACAAACGATCAATCTTTGGTCTCAACTCCGCCGGTCTTCCCTACTCGTCTCCTCAAAGCGTACTCT GTGATCGAAGTCATCGTGGGAATCTCCGCGGTCTTCGGAGGCATCATCGCACTCAACATGGACGCTTTGCTTCCCGGACCCTACTTGTCCGTCACATTTTTCTGGATCCTTGTGGCT TGTTTTCCAAGTGCAATTGCCAGTCATGTTGTATCCGAATACCCCAACAAGTGTCTG GTGGAGGTGCTGATCGCCATCAGCAGCGTGACGTCTCCTCTGCTCTTCTCAGCGTCCGGCTTCCTCTCTTGCAGTGTGATCAGCTTTATTGACATTTTCTTGCACGATGTGCCCACTGCCAAG CAATCCTACGACATCTTGTTGCTGATCCTGCTGGTGTTACTGCTGGTGCAGGCAGTTTTAAATGCAGCCACCGTGGTGCACTGTGCCTCCTACAAGAGTCGGCTCCGCACCAGGGCAACACAACCCTGTGACAACAGAATGGGAACCTCCAGCCAGTACTGTGAG CAATCATCCAATGGAGTGCTACAGAATTTCAACAAAGACAGAGCAAGGAAGGCCGTTATGGTGCAAATGACTCAATGA